A region of the Tissierellales bacterium genome:
TAGGAAATATTTATATATTGGAAGATGAAAATGTTAACTATATAGCTGTTGATAGTGAAAAAGAAAAAATTGTAAAAGACACGTATAGGAATATAAATGTGATTGATATAGCAAAAATGAAAAGGGAGATGCGATATGAATAATGGAAATGGAGTAAACATTTATAATAGATTATTTTGGGGCTGGCTTCTAATATCGTTTAATATATATATTGGTGGTTTCAATATTTTGTGTCCGGCAATAGGTATATTTATAGTCTATAGCAATTTGATAGAATTGCCGCTGGAACCTTGGAAGAAAAAATATTTTATGATATCAGCTTATTCGGCAGGAATTTTAAGTGTGATAGAATTATTTAGAGCTGTATCTGATTATACAGCTATTTATTGGACCTGGATTAGTTTTTTAAGTACAGGTGCTATGTTGGCATTTACAATTATGACTATAGAAATAGTCAAGGATAGTATAGCGAGATGGGTAAAAGATAGAAATGTAGTGATAAGCAAAGCTTATAGCGAAAAAAATTGGAGATACTATCAAAAGGCATTTACAGCGACATATTCTATATTCATGCTAATAATAATATTTGCAGACTATAATGAAGAGTTTTTAGCAGTAGGAGTATTTGTAGGTATAGTTAGTTTTATACTAAATATTATTATGATTAGCTCATTTTGGAATTTGTATAAAATTACTCAAAATGTAAATGTTCGAATTTCAAAATAAAGAATAGCAAAAAGTATATAAATTTGTTATATTATTTAAATTTGAGGTATAATAGAATATAGAAAAAAATGGAATGGAAAGGGAGTTTAACTTCCGATCGACGAAGGGAGTTGGCTTTGCCACTCTCTTTTTTAAAAGGGGGAAATAATATGAAAAAGCCAAAAACCAAAATCTTTTGGATGATTTTGGGTATTATTGTGGTTTTATTTGTTACATCATTTAGCAGTATAATTGATTTTGTAACAGATTATCAGTGGTTTCAGGAGCTAGGTTATACTGATGCGTTTTTGAAAAGATTGACTACTGAATTTGCTATTGGTGTACCATTATTTATAGTATTGTTTTTGGTACTTAGATTTTTTATGTTGGGTATAAAACATCAATACTATAAAATTGTAGAAATACAAGAAGATGAAAAAAAAGATACAGGAATTAGAAGAGGAATATTTTGGGTTTCGATTCTAGTGTCTTTTATGATGTCGACTAACTTTGCATCTAGACTTTGGTTTACGTTTTTAAAATTTGTCAATTCGACAAATTTTGACATCAAAGATCCTATATTCAACAACGACTTAGCTCTTTATATATTTAGAGTGCCATTTTTGAGAGAAGTAGTAGGAACTATAATTAGTTTATTATTCTTACTAGCATTTATCACTTTGGTATTTTATTTGTTGTTATTAGGTCTTAGAAGACCAGATCCAGGTTCAGAATTTGATGTTTACAATTATCAAAATTCTGCTGAACTTGTCAAAGTGTTAAATAGAAAATTGTTTTCTAAAATACTTAAGCAAGTTGCATTTTTAGGTCTATTAATTTTTTCGCTCATAGGAATAAATTATATATTAAAATCATATGATTTGCTTTTATCAACGAGGGGAAAAGTTTTTGGTGCAGGATATACAGATATTCATGTAGAGTTATTTATATTTAGAGCGCTTACAGTGGCATCATTTGTTTCTGCCATAGGTATATTTGTAGGTGTTTTGAAGAAAAACAAAAAACTTGCACTTTCAGGACCTATTGCTATGATTGGGCTTATACTGATTGGTGGAATTGCAAATATAGTAATTCAAAAATTGGTAGTAGTACCAAACGAAATAGTAAAAGAGAGACCTTATTTAGAGTACAATATAAACTACACTCAAAAAGCATTTAATTTGGATATGGTAAATGAATTCCAGTTTCCTGTAGAGCAGAAGATAACGAAGGAAGCTTTAGATAAGAATCATGAGACTGTAAACAATATTAGAATAAACGATTATAGGCCAGTAGATAAGATTTACAATCAATTGCAAACACTTAGACCGTATTATGCGTTTAATGGTGTGGATATAGATAGATATGTGATTGATGGTGAATATAGACAGGTATTTTTGGCAGCGAGAGAGTTAAATCAAGAAAAGTTAGATGCAAGAGCTCAAACTTGGATAAATAAGCATTTGAAGTATACTCACGGATATGGTTTGGCACTTTCTCCAGTTAATATGGTTACTAGAGAAGGACAGCCTGAGTTATTGGTAAAGAACTTGCCACCGATTACATCGACAGATCTCAAAATAGATAGACCAGAAGTTTATTTTGGAGAGATGACAAATGACTATATAATAACAAACACAGACGAAAAAGAAATAGATTATGCTATAGCTGATGGCAGTGCAGAAACTATATACGAAGGTGAAGCTGGCATATCTCTTGGCGGTTTGAACAAATTGCTATTTGCTATAAAAGAAGGTAGTAGTGATTTATTGTTCTCAGGCGCAGTGAATTCAGATAGTAAAATACTAAAGTATAGAAATATAAAAGAACGTGTGATGAAAATAGCACCGTTTATAATGTATGATGAAGATCCATATCTTGTTATAAACCAGGAGGATGGAAAGTTATATTGGATAATAGATGGATATACATCAAGTGAGAGATACCCATATTCACAGCCATACAAGAACACGAGATTAAATTATATAAGAAACTCTGTTAAGGTTGTAGTGGATGCGTACAACGGCAAAACTAAGTTTTATATCTATGATGAGAGTGATCCCGTTATAGAAACGTACAGTAAGATATTCCCAGAACTATTTTCAGCTAAGGCTGATATGCCAGCGGGGCTTACTGAGCATGTTAGATATCCTAGACTTCTATTTGATGTCCAAGCAGAAATGTATAGAGTTTATCATTTAGATGATTATAATGCTCTTTACAATAAAGAAGATTTATGGGACATCGCAAGGGAAAAATATATGGAAAATGAAGAGGAAGTTAGTTCTAACTATGTAATGTTTAAATTACCAGAGGAGAACGAGGCTGAGTTTTTACTAAATATTCCATATACACCATCTGGAAATAACGTAATGACAGGTTTGCTTGTTGCAAGAAATGATGGGGAAAATTACGGACAGCTAATGCTTTATAGATTCCCTAAAGACAAAACAGTACTAGGTCCTATGCTTGTTGAAAACAGGATAGATCAAAGTTCTGAGATTTCTCAGCAGCTTACGCTTTGGAGTCAGAAGGGTTCTACAGTACTTAGAGGAAATACGTTGGTTGTTCCTATAGATCAATCGCTAATGTATGTACAGCCTATCTATTTGAAGTCAGATAATGATACAAGTATACCAGAGGTAAGACGAGTTATAGTACTATACGAGAATGATTTGGTAATGGAAGAGAGTCTCGACAAAGCGTTATCAAAGATATTCGGTAAAAAATTAGATCAAGCGAAAGATGATTTTAAAGATAGTACTGATTTGATAACTGGTGATTTAGATGATGACGTAAAATCTATAATTAAAAGAGCAAATCAATTATTCGAAGAGGCTGAGGATGCACTTAAAGAGAGTGATTGGGCTAGTTATGGAGAAAAAATGGATCAGTTAAAAACTATACTCAAGCAATTGAATACTGAGGATGAAATAGAAAATATAGAAGAATAATATGTGTTTACAAACTGGGGAAGGTGTGATGAAAATCGCACCTTCCTTAATTTGTCAGAATTTAATCAAGATTATGCGAATTTAGTTTACACAAATAAGTGAAAAGAGAGTATAATTAATGTGATAATGTTTTAACGAAAACAGATATTGTTGCTCTGAAATTTTTAAAAAAGGGCATAAACTAAAAATCACTGGGTAATTAAACAATAGTGAACATTTTGGTAAAGAAATTTATCTGTTTTGTCTATTAAATAATCAAGGAGAGGAGCGAGGATATGAAATTTAGTAGAAAAAGAGTAGCTAAAATGCCCCTTAGAGTCAAAATTTCAATGATTGGTGTGAGCGTATTTATAGTTGCGATATTAGGTTTATCGGCAATGGCAATAAATCAGGCCAAAAGCAGCTTGCAAAATCAAATGTCAAATGCTGGATATGATGTGGTTGAGAACATAGAACATCAAATAGAGCATATGGATATGATAGAGGAAGTTGTGCTTGAATTGTTTAATGAGAAAATATATGCAGTAGCATCTAGTTTGTCTATAGCAGATTTCAACACATTGAGCAATGATAAGATGAAGAAATTGTCAGATGATACTGGAATTGCGGAAATAAATATAGTTGATTCAAGTAAAACGATAATTTATAGTTCTATGATTGATAATGTAAATTATGTTTATCCTGATTCACATGCTATGAATGTTGTATTTTCAGGTAAGCAAGAATCATATACAGAACCTATTAGAACGAGTGATGTTGGTAATCAGTCATTTAAATTTGGTGGTATAGCACTGGACAATGGATATTATGTTCAGGTTGGAATATCTGCAAGCAAGTTCGTTGATTTTCAAAATCAGCTAAATATACAATCATTGTTAGAAGCTGCAGCAAAAGATGAGGATATTGTATATGCCATAGCGGTAGGAAAGGATTTAGTTGAATTTGCAGGGACGAACGGGAGAATAGGAGAAACATTTGACGATAAGGGTACTAGAACTGCAGCGATTGAGGGTGAAAAATATAGTGGAATATATCATTCAGATACCTATGACAAAGAAGTACTAGATGTACTAGTGCCGCTGTATGATTTTAAAGGCAATCACATAGGAGCTCTTAATGTAGGGATAGATTTAGAAGAACTAAGAGTTGCGCAAGATGGTCTATTAAAAACCATACTTATAATAAGTC
Encoded here:
- a CDS encoding UPF0182 family protein codes for the protein MKKPKTKIFWMILGIIVVLFVTSFSSIIDFVTDYQWFQELGYTDAFLKRLTTEFAIGVPLFIVLFLVLRFFMLGIKHQYYKIVEIQEDEKKDTGIRRGIFWVSILVSFMMSTNFASRLWFTFLKFVNSTNFDIKDPIFNNDLALYIFRVPFLREVVGTIISLLFLLAFITLVFYLLLLGLRRPDPGSEFDVYNYQNSAELVKVLNRKLFSKILKQVAFLGLLIFSLIGINYILKSYDLLLSTRGKVFGAGYTDIHVELFIFRALTVASFVSAIGIFVGVLKKNKKLALSGPIAMIGLILIGGIANIVIQKLVVVPNEIVKERPYLEYNINYTQKAFNLDMVNEFQFPVEQKITKEALDKNHETVNNIRINDYRPVDKIYNQLQTLRPYYAFNGVDIDRYVIDGEYRQVFLAARELNQEKLDARAQTWINKHLKYTHGYGLALSPVNMVTREGQPELLVKNLPPITSTDLKIDRPEVYFGEMTNDYIITNTDEKEIDYAIADGSAETIYEGEAGISLGGLNKLLFAIKEGSSDLLFSGAVNSDSKILKYRNIKERVMKIAPFIMYDEDPYLVINQEDGKLYWIIDGYTSSERYPYSQPYKNTRLNYIRNSVKVVVDAYNGKTKFYIYDESDPVIETYSKIFPELFSAKADMPAGLTEHVRYPRLLFDVQAEMYRVYHLDDYNALYNKEDLWDIAREKYMENEEEVSSNYVMFKLPEENEAEFLLNIPYTPSGNNVMTGLLVARNDGENYGQLMLYRFPKDKTVLGPMLVENRIDQSSEISQQLTLWSQKGSTVLRGNTLVVPIDQSLMYVQPIYLKSDNDTSIPEVRRVIVLYENDLVMEESLDKALSKIFGKKLDQAKDDFKDSTDLITGDLDDDVKSIIKRANQLFEEAEDALKESDWASYGEKMDQLKTILKQLNTEDEIENIEE